A stretch of the Takifugu flavidus isolate HTHZ2018 chromosome 1, ASM371156v2, whole genome shotgun sequence genome encodes the following:
- the LOC130522410 gene encoding transmembrane protease serine 9-like yields the protein MALRKRLCILILASLLFAESEAQLNVCGITPLSNRIVGGEDAPAGSWPWQVSLQIFGRHVCGGSLINREWVMSAAHCFSSSSTSGWQISLGRQNLQGTNPNEVSRRVSRIVLHPNYDRDSSNNDIALLRLSSAVTLTDYIRPVCLAASDSVFNNGTDSWVTGWGAVNEGVSLPFPQILQEVEVPVLGNRHCNCLNGVGTITENMICAGVLAGGKDSCQGDSGGPLVSKQGNKWIQSGIVSFGFGCALPNLPGVYSRVSSYQSWINSHISSDQPGFVQFTSSGLDADSSYSCPGLPPPAPSGIAAVTSSTSSSSDRSTAQAELTETAVASTVSSAELCGITPLSNRIVGGEDAPAGSWPWQVSLQIFGRHVCGGSLINREWVMSAAHCFSSSSTSGWRISLGRQNLQGTNPNEVSRRVSRIVLHPNYDRDSSNNDIALLRLSSAVTLTDYIRPVCLAASDSVFNNGTDSWVTGWGDVNEGVSLPFPQILQEVEVPVLGNRHCNCLNGVGTITENMICAGVLAGGKDSCQGDSGGPLVSKQGNKWIQSGIVSFGFGCALPNLPGVYSRVSSYQSWINSHISSDQPGFVQFTSSGLDADSSYSCPGLPPPAPSGIAAVTSSTSSSSDRSTAQAELTETAVASTVSSAELCGITPLSNRIVGGEDAPAGSWPWQVSLQIFGRHVCGGSLINREWVMSAAHCFSSSSTSGWRISLGRQNLQGTNPNEVSRRVSRIVLHPNYDRDSSNNDIALLRLSSAVTLTDYIRPVCLAASDSVFNNGTDSWVTGWGAVNEGVSLPFPQILQEVEVPVLGNRHCNCLNGVGTITENMICAGVLAGGKDSCQGDSGGPLVSKQGNKWIQSGIVSFGFGCALPNLPGVYSRVSSYQSWINSHISSDQPGFVQFTSSGLDADSSYSCPGLPPPAPSEPICGQASMNSRTAENRTGGTWPWMVRLHKNGSYACGGTLIAHNFVLTSARCFSSPDVSEWRVFVGPQIVNGVEMFETSLDVDRIIIRNLPGISVALLKLAKPISYKDHIQPVCIDINNDRSFPVGTPCWVAGWEKESVSTGSEIAIPGLQNLDTQVASCGNVSDSNYICTNIMNLQLWHQGSPLLCKSESSWFQVAIVTMSGNKSARADIHVFEKISKFGPFLKETIDDIPSPAAATTGNAISLFLFFILSFTTLFLL from the exons ATGGCTTTGAGGAAGAGGCTCTGTATATTGATTCTAGCAAGCCTTTTGTTTGCAG AATCAGAGGCACAACTTAATG TGTGTGGCATCACTCCTCTGAGCAACAGGATAGTTGGAGGTGAAGATGCTCCAGCTGGAAGTTGGCCCTGGCAGGTTAGTCTGCAGATATTTGGCCGCCATGTTTGTGGTGGTTCCCTCATCAACAGAGAGTGGGTGATGTCTGCTGCTCACTGCTTCTCCAG TTCAAGCACATCTGGGTGGCAGATTTCTCTGGGTCGTCAGAACCTGCAGGGCACAAACCCAAACGAAGTGTCCAGACGTGTTTCCAGGATTGTTTTGCACCCAAACTATGACCgtgacagcagcaacaacgaTATTGCTCTGCTCAGACTCTCGTCAGCAGTCACATTGACAGACTACATCAGACCCGTGTGTCTGGCAGCCAGTGACAGTGTGTTCAACAATGGTACTGACAGCTGGGTCACTGGCTGGGGAGCTGTCAATGAGGGAG TGTCTTTACCGTTCCCTCAAATTCTTCAAGAAGTGGAAGTTCCAGTTTTGGGGAACAGGCATTGTAACTGCCTGAATGGAGTTGGTACAATCACAGAAAACATGATCTGTGCTGGTGTTCTGGCAGGAGGAAAAGACTCGTGCCAG GGTGACTCTGGAGGTCCGCTGGTCAGCAAGCAGGGCAACAAGTGGATCCAGTCTGGGATTGTTAGCTTTGGTTTTGGCTGTGCTCTGCCCAATCTGCCTGGAGTCTACTCCAGAGTGTCCAGTTACCAGTCCTGGATCAACTCGCATATCAGCTCTGATCAGCCAGGATTTGTCCAGTTCACCTCCAGTGGGCTGGATGCTGACAGCAGCTACTCCTGTCCTGGTCTGCCACCACCTGCTCCTTCTGGTATTGCTGCTGTTACTTCCAGTACTTCATCTAGCAGTGATAGATCTACTGCACAAGCAGAACTTACGGAAACAGCTGTGGCCTCAACTGTCTCAAGTGCTGAAT TGTGTGGCATCACTCCTCTGAGCAACAGGATAGTTGGAGGTGAAGATGCTCCAGCTGGAAGTTGGCCCTGGCAGGTTAGTCTGCAGATATTTGGCCGCCATGTTTGTGGTGGTTCCCTCATCAACAGAGAGTGGGTGATGTCTGCTGCTCACTGCTTCTCCAG TTCAAGCACATCTGGGTGGCGGATTTCTCTGGGTCGTCAGAACCTGCAGGGCACAAACCCAAACGAAGTGTCCAGACGTGTTTCCAGGATTGTTTTGCACCCAAACTATGACCgtgacagcagcaacaacgaTATTGCTCTGCTCAGACTCTCGTCAGCAGTCACATTGACAGACTACATCAGACCCGTGTGTCTGGCAGCCAGTGACAGTGTGTTCAACAATGGTACTGACAGCTGGGTCACTGGCTGGGGAGATGTCAATGAGGGAG TGTCTTTACCGTTCCCTCAAATTCTTCAAGAAGTGGAAGTTCCAGTTTTGGGGAACAGGCATTGTAACTGCCTGAATGGAGTTGGTACAATCACAGAAAACATGATCTGTGCTGGTGTTCTGGCAGGAGGAAAAGACTCGTGCCAG GGTGACTCTGGAGGTCCGCTGGTCAGCAAGCAGGGCAACAAGTGGATCCAGTCTGGGATTGTTAGCTTTGGTTTTGGCTGTGCTCTGCCCAATCTGCCTGGAGTCTACTCCAGAGTGTCCAGTTACCAGTCCTGGATCAACTCGCATATCAGCTCTGATCAGCCAGGATTTGTCCAGTTCACCTCCAGTGGGCTGGATGCTGACAGCAGCTACTCCTGTCCTGGTCTGCCACCACCTGCTCCTTCTGGTATTGCTGCTGTTACTTCCAGTACTTCATCTAGCAGTGATAGATCTACTGCACAAGCAGAACTTACGGAAACAGCTGTGGCCTCAACTGTCTCAAGTGCTGAAT TGTGTGGCATCACTCCTCTGAGCAACAGGATAGTTGGAGGTGAAGATGCTCCAGCTGGAAGTTGGCCCTGGCAGGTTAGTCTGCAGATATTTGGCCGCCATGTTTGTGGTGGTTCTCTCATCAACAGAGAGTGGGTGATGTCTGCTGCTCACTGCTTCTCCAG TTCAAGCACATCTGGGTGGCGGATTTCTCTGGGTCGTCAGAACCTGCAGGGCACAAACCCAAACGAAGTGTCCAGACGTGTTTCCAGGATTGTTTTGCACCCAAACTATGACCgtgacagcagcaacaacgaTATTGCTCTGCTCAGACTCTCGTCAGCAGTCACATTGACAGACTACATCAGACCCGTGTGTCTGGCAGCCAGTGACAGTGTGTTCAACAATGGTACTGACAGCTGGGTCACTGGCTGGGGAGCTGTCAATGAGGGAG TGTCTTTACCGTTCCCTCAAATTCTTCAAGAAGTGGAAGTTCCAGTTTTGGGGAACAGGCATTGTAACTGCCTGAATGGAGTTGGTACAATCACAGAAAACATGATCTGTGCTGGTGTTCTGGCAGGAGGAAAAGACTCGTGCCAG GGTGACTCTGGAGGTCCGCTGGTCAGCAAGCAGGGCAACAAGTGGATCCAGTCTGGGATTGTTAGCTTTGGTTTTGGCTGTGCTCTGCCCAATCTGCCTGGAGTCTACTCCAGAGTGTCCAGTTACCAGTCCTGGATCAACTCGCATATCAGCTCTGATCAGCCAGGATTTGTCCAGTTCACCTCCAGTGGGCTGGATGCTGACAGCAGCTACTCCTGTCCTGGTCTGCCACCACCTGCTCCTTCTG aaCCCATTTGTGGCCAAGCTTCTATGAACAGTCGTACTGCAGAGAACAGAACTGGAGGAACATGGCCATGGATGGTTCGCCTCCACAAAAATGGCAGTTACGCTTGTGGAGGAACCCTGATTGCTCACAAttttgtcctcacctctgcccGATGTTTCTCCAG TCCCGATGTCAGTGAGTGGAGGGTGTTTGTTGGGCCACAGATTGTGAATGGTGTAGAAATGTTTGAGACATCCTTGGATGTTGACAGGATTATAATCCGCAATCTGCCTGGGATCAGTGTTGCACTGCTAAAGCTGGCTAAACCAATCAGCTACAAAGATCACATCCAGCCTGTGTGCATTGACATCAACAATGACAGATCTTTCCCAGTGGGAACTCCATGTTGGGTGGCAGGTTGGGAAAAAGAAAGTGTGAGCACAG GCAGTGAAATAGCCATTCCAGGTCTTCAAAATCTTGACACTCAAGTGGCGAGTTGTGGAAATGTTTCTGATTCTAATTACATCTGCACTAACATCATGAACCTTCAATTG TGGCATCAGGGCAGCCCCCTGCTGTGCAAGTCAGAGTCATCTTGGTTCCAGGTGGCCATTGTAAcaatgagtggaaacaaatcAGCACGTGCCGATATTCATGTTTTTGAAAAAATCTCAAAGTTTGGGCCCTTCTTAAAGGAGACAATTGATGACATACCATCccctgcagcagctacaacaggaAATGCAAtttctttattcctcttttttattctctcttttACCACATTGTTCCTGTTATGA
- the vkorc1 gene encoding vitamin K epoxide reductase complex subunit 1 produces MAIPTWERKVRIFLCVFGLVLSVYALHVELSRERNPDYRAMCDLGESVSCSKVFSSRWGRGFGLVQYFVDKDSPLNQPNSVLGIIFYTLQMCLGLSLSRKAALFLVFSSWVSVAGSLYLASILAFVLGDFCMVCVSTYLVNFVLLFTNLKRRRAIEGLKEKSG; encoded by the exons ATGGCGATCCCCACATGGGAGAGAAAAGTGCGCatatttctctgtgtttttggaTTAGTTTTGTCTGTTTACGCGCTCCACGTCGAGCTATCCCGAGAGAGAAACCCGGATTACAGGGCGATGTGCGACCTGGGGGAGTCTGTGAGCTGCTCTAAGGTTTTCAGCTCCAG ATGGGGACGGGGTTTTGGCCTAGTCCAGTACTTTGTTGACAAAGATAGCCCTCTGAACCAGCCCAACAGTGTGCTTGGCATCATTTTTTACACTCTGCAGATGTGTCTTG GACTGTCTCTGTCCAGAAAAGCTGCGCTGTTTTTAGTCTTCTCCTCCTGGGTGTCTGTGGCCGGCTCCCTCTATCTGGCATCGATTCTAGCGTTTGTTCTGGGAGACTTCTGTATGGTCTGTGTGTCAACATATCTTGTTAACTTCGTACTGCTCTTCACTAACCTGAAACGACGGAGAGCAATTGAAGGACTGAAGGAGAAGTCTGGATAG
- the mapk7 gene encoding mitogen-activated protein kinase 7 isoform X1, translating into MSTKEGIEGKNGHSVAMSSVGGAEDPNGEKQNHRGIQETEDSTDASTAAKNLALLKAHSLDVKFDVGEEYDVIEKIGTGAYGVVSSARRRDNGQKVAIKKISNVFEVVTNAKRTLRELKILKHFKHDNIIAIKDILQPNLPHSAFKSVYVVLDLMESDLHQIIHSAQTLTPEHTRYFLYQLLRGLKYVHSANVIHRDLKPSNLLVNENCELKIGDFGMARGLSSHPEDCHSFMTEYVATRWYRAPELLLSLNHYSLAIDLWSVGCIFAEMLGRKQLFRGKHYLHQLQLILSVLGTPPEILIGGITSDRVRSYVQNLPSRAAVPLSKLYPQAEQEALDLLAAMLHFDPHDRISVTQALEHPYLAKYHDPDDEPTCVPAFDFEFDKLSMSKEQIKEAILIEIQDFHQSKQTCRQKLQFRPLRENGRTAAQGNNQCSATPSGGNLNKSTLVPMAQHPQAAQAKSLQQQARTQAEGNHSFTNHLQNFNKPASVLEIGPPHVAHNLSLLSKSDPVDVDMPSANSESGQPETIDLTTPVSSHDTPSDTMRDTEAQEQLTSSQAPLTQPTQSQAVTQAPISIPTRPAQTLTPLPTTVPSLSLSAAQAQSLSKSLSQSLSKNVRPPPGAGEGPRKEGAISEDTKAALKAALLKSALRNKARGDGGSAALGIDPGAGVLSSLSSVAEHRKPVTAQERQREREEKRRKRQERARERERKMKEKERREGDSLGGVLLSDNDKSLLQRWTMMMDRCNDKTQIPNKDGGKNKDCNMNSLQCVAKGETAQRLPSSKTEKVLRKLQSHQQFISDEADRANEPSVFHPTNTPQPPLLFSMSQSKPPADIAVAVSTGMDIISGTSGFGKNNMLKPHSEGSGHSGFGCLGNWGGQPQQSQPKSKLQPARTSFLQPQLKPQTQPDAQPQLIPLEAFSTKALTQTTIEKNASADIGGQNNLSSQQNPSAASTGPMEKLCPSVEEKSGPRATNPLTGALGVPSQPQPSLGFTDTGQQGPTMAPDIHTVTLQLSKSQVEDVLPPVFSVTPKGSGAGYGVGFDLDDLLNQSLTDLQHYDRDSFDSAPLSASLLSDWNEVHRMTPADLESLQQELQLGSPMILSDSIPSDA; encoded by the exons ATGTCGACTAAGGAGGGCATTGAAGGTAAAAACGGCCACTCTGTGGCCATGTCATCTGTTGGAGGAGCCGAGGACCCAAACGGAGAAAAGCAGAACCATCGTGGCATTCAGGAAACAGAAGACTCCACCGACGCCAGCACAGCCGCTAAAAACTTGGCTCTACTTAAGGCACACTCTCTGGACGTCAAGTTCGACGTGGGAGAAGAGTACGACGTCATAGAAAAAATCGGAACGGGGGCTTATGGTGTTGTTTCATCTGCCAGGAGACGGGACAACG GTCAGAAGGTGGCAATAAAGAAGATCTCCAATGTTTTTGAAGTAGTGACAAATGCCAAACGCACACTGAGAGAGCTGAAAATTCTCAAGCACTTCAAACATGACAACATTATCGCCATCAAAGACATCCTACAGCCTAACCTTCCTCACTCTGCCTTCAAGTCTGT ATACGTGGTGCTGGACCTTATGGAGAGTGACTTGCATCAAATCATACATTCGGCACAGACACTCACCCCAGAGCACACCCGATACTTCCTGTACCAGCTCCTGCGTGGCCTTAAGTATGTGCATTCTGCCAATGTCATCCACCGTGACCTCAAACCATCCAACTTGTTGGTGAATGAAAACTGCGAACTAAAAATTGGTGATTTCGGCATGGCAAGGGGTCTGAGTTCACACCCCGAGGACTGCCACTCTTTTATGACCGAATATGTGGCGACTCGATGGTACCGCGCTCCCGAACTCCTGCTGTCCTTGAATCATTACAGCTTGGCCATTGACCTGTGGTCTGTGGGCTGTATCTTTGCAGAAATGTTGGGACGTAAGCAGCTTTTTCGTGGGAAGCACTACCTCCACCAGCTTCAGCTGATTCTTTCTGTGTTAGGGACTCCTCCCGAGATACTGATCGGCGGCATTACATCAGATAGAGTGCGCTCTTATGTTCAGAATCTTCCGTCACGTGCTGCTGTGCCTTTGTCCAAACTGTACCCACAAGCTGAACAAGAGGCTCTGGACTTGTTGGCAGCCATGTTGCACTTTGACCCCCATGACAGAATCAGTGTCACACAGGCACTGGAGCATCCGTACCTGGCGAAGTACCATGACCCAGATGATGAACCAACTTGCGTCCCAGCATTTGACTTTGAATTTGACAAACTTTCAATGAGCAAGGAACAAATTAAAGAGGCAATTCTGATTGAGATACAGGACTTTCATCAAAGTAAACAGACCTGTCGTCAAAAGCTCCAGTTCAGGCCTTTAAGGGAAAATGGCAGAACGGCAGCACAAGGTAATAACCAGTGCTCTGCTACTCCCTCAGGTGGTAATCTGAATAAGTCAACCCTGGTTCCAATGGCACAGCACCCTCAAGCAGCACAAGCAAAATCTTTGCAACAGCAAGCTCGCACACAAGCAGAAGGGAATCACTCATTTACAAATCACCTGCAAAACTTTAATAAACCTGCATCCGTTTTAGAAATAGGACCACCTCACGTCGCCCATAATTTGTCGCTCCTCTCCAAGAGTGACCCAGTTGATGTAGACATGCCCAGTGCAAACTCGGAGAGTGGTCAGCCGGAGACGATAGATCTAACAACACCAGTGTCCAGTCATGACACACCATCAGATACAATGAGAGACACTGAGGCACAGGAACAGCTCACCAGCAGTCAGGCTCCTCTGACTCAACCCACCCAGAGCCAGGCCGTGACCCAGGCACCCATCTCCATTCCTACAAGGCCAGCACAAACCTTGACACCCCTTCCCACAACGGtgccttctctgtctctgtctgcggCACAGGCTCAGTCGCTGTCTAAGTCCCTATCACAGTCACTGTCAAAGAATGTCAGGCCTCCACCAGGTGCAGGAGAGGGACCCAGAAAAGAAGGCGCCATTTCAGAGGATACCAAAGCTGCCCTTAAAGCAGCCTTGCTGAAATCAGCTCTCAGAAATAAAGCCAGGGGTG ATGGGGGTTCCGCTGCTTTGGGCATCGACCCTGGTGCAGGTGTATTATCCTCCCTGTCTTCAGTTGCAGAGCATCGGAAGCCTGTCACAGCACAGGAGCgtcaaagagaaagagaggaaaagcgAAGAAAGAGGCAGGAACGTGCAAGGGAGcgggagaggaaaatgaaagagaaggagagaagagagggggactCGCTAGGCGGGGTTTTACTGAGTGACAATGACAAAAGCCTGTTGCAGCGTTGGACcatgatgatggacagatgtaATGACAAAACCCAGATTCCCAATAAGGACGGAGGGAAGAATAAGGACTGTAATATGAACTCACTCCAGTGCGTAGCTAAAGGTGAAACCGCTCAAAGATTACCGAGtagtaaaacagaaaaagtgCTGAGGAAGCTTCAGTCTCATCAGCAGTTCATCTCTGATGAGGCTGACAGAGCCAATGAGCCAAGTGTGTTTCATCCTACCAACACCCCGCAACCACCGCTACTTTTTTCTATGAGCCAGTCGAAGCCTCCAGCAGATATCGCTGTTGCTGTAAGCACAGGGATGGATATAATAAGCGGCACCAGCGGCTTCGGTAAGAACAACATGCTCAAACCTCACAGTGAGGGCAGTGGACATAGTGGTTTCGGCTGTTTGGGGAATTGGGGCGGGCAACCGCAGCAGTCACAGCCCAAAAGCAAACTACAGCCTGCGAGGACAAGCTTCCTTCAGCCCCAGCTCAAACCTCAAACCCAGCCCGACGCCCAGCCACAACTAATTCCCTTGGAGGCTTTTTCGACCAAAGCTCTGACACAAACCACAATAGAAAAAAATGCATCCGCAGACATTGGTGGGCAGAATAACCTCAGCTCGCAGCAGAACCCCTCCGCTGCGAGCACGGGGCCGATGGAGAAGCTCTGTCCCTCTGTGGAAGAGAAATCCGGACCACGGGCCACAAATCCTCTCACTGGGGCTTTGGGTGTGCCATCACAGCCTCAACCCAGTTTAGGATTCACAGATACTGGCCAGCAAGGGCCCACCATGGCCCCCGACATCCATACAGTTACACTGCAGCTGTCAAAGTCACAG GTAGAGGATGTTTTGCCCCCCGTGTTCTCAGTTACACCTAAAGGCAGTGGGGCGGGCTACGGCGTGGGCTTTGACCTTGATGACCTTCTTAACCAGTCGCTCACAGATCTGCAACACTATGACCGAGACAG TTTTGACTCGGCCCCCCTCTCAGCATCACTCTTATCAGACTGGAATGAGGTTCATCGCATGACTCCAGCTGATCTGGAATCTCTGCAGCAGGAATTGCAGCTGGGTTCTCCCATGATCCTCTCTGATTCCATCCCTTCCGATGCCTGA
- the mapk7 gene encoding mitogen-activated protein kinase 7 isoform X2, with protein MVLFHLPGDGTTKVAIKKISNVFEVVTNAKRTLRELKILKHFKHDNIIAIKDILQPNLPHSAFKSVYVVLDLMESDLHQIIHSAQTLTPEHTRYFLYQLLRGLKYVHSANVIHRDLKPSNLLVNENCELKIGDFGMARGLSSHPEDCHSFMTEYVATRWYRAPELLLSLNHYSLAIDLWSVGCIFAEMLGRKQLFRGKHYLHQLQLILSVLGTPPEILIGGITSDRVRSYVQNLPSRAAVPLSKLYPQAEQEALDLLAAMLHFDPHDRISVTQALEHPYLAKYHDPDDEPTCVPAFDFEFDKLSMSKEQIKEAILIEIQDFHQSKQTCRQKLQFRPLRENGRTAAQGNNQCSATPSGGNLNKSTLVPMAQHPQAAQAKSLQQQARTQAEGNHSFTNHLQNFNKPASVLEIGPPHVAHNLSLLSKSDPVDVDMPSANSESGQPETIDLTTPVSSHDTPSDTMRDTEAQEQLTSSQAPLTQPTQSQAVTQAPISIPTRPAQTLTPLPTTVPSLSLSAAQAQSLSKSLSQSLSKNVRPPPGAGEGPRKEGAISEDTKAALKAALLKSALRNKARGDGGSAALGIDPGAGVLSSLSSVAEHRKPVTAQERQREREEKRRKRQERARERERKMKEKERREGDSLGGVLLSDNDKSLLQRWTMMMDRCNDKTQIPNKDGGKNKDCNMNSLQCVAKGETAQRLPSSKTEKVLRKLQSHQQFISDEADRANEPSVFHPTNTPQPPLLFSMSQSKPPADIAVAVSTGMDIISGTSGFGKNNMLKPHSEGSGHSGFGCLGNWGGQPQQSQPKSKLQPARTSFLQPQLKPQTQPDAQPQLIPLEAFSTKALTQTTIEKNASADIGGQNNLSSQQNPSAASTGPMEKLCPSVEEKSGPRATNPLTGALGVPSQPQPSLGFTDTGQQGPTMAPDIHTVTLQLSKSQVEDVLPPVFSVTPKGSGAGYGVGFDLDDLLNQSLTDLQHYDRDSFDSAPLSASLLSDWNEVHRMTPADLESLQQELQLGSPMILSDSIPSDA; from the exons ATGGTGTTGTTTCATCTGCCAGGAGACGGGACAACG AAGGTGGCAATAAAGAAGATCTCCAATGTTTTTGAAGTAGTGACAAATGCCAAACGCACACTGAGAGAGCTGAAAATTCTCAAGCACTTCAAACATGACAACATTATCGCCATCAAAGACATCCTACAGCCTAACCTTCCTCACTCTGCCTTCAAGTCTGT ATACGTGGTGCTGGACCTTATGGAGAGTGACTTGCATCAAATCATACATTCGGCACAGACACTCACCCCAGAGCACACCCGATACTTCCTGTACCAGCTCCTGCGTGGCCTTAAGTATGTGCATTCTGCCAATGTCATCCACCGTGACCTCAAACCATCCAACTTGTTGGTGAATGAAAACTGCGAACTAAAAATTGGTGATTTCGGCATGGCAAGGGGTCTGAGTTCACACCCCGAGGACTGCCACTCTTTTATGACCGAATATGTGGCGACTCGATGGTACCGCGCTCCCGAACTCCTGCTGTCCTTGAATCATTACAGCTTGGCCATTGACCTGTGGTCTGTGGGCTGTATCTTTGCAGAAATGTTGGGACGTAAGCAGCTTTTTCGTGGGAAGCACTACCTCCACCAGCTTCAGCTGATTCTTTCTGTGTTAGGGACTCCTCCCGAGATACTGATCGGCGGCATTACATCAGATAGAGTGCGCTCTTATGTTCAGAATCTTCCGTCACGTGCTGCTGTGCCTTTGTCCAAACTGTACCCACAAGCTGAACAAGAGGCTCTGGACTTGTTGGCAGCCATGTTGCACTTTGACCCCCATGACAGAATCAGTGTCACACAGGCACTGGAGCATCCGTACCTGGCGAAGTACCATGACCCAGATGATGAACCAACTTGCGTCCCAGCATTTGACTTTGAATTTGACAAACTTTCAATGAGCAAGGAACAAATTAAAGAGGCAATTCTGATTGAGATACAGGACTTTCATCAAAGTAAACAGACCTGTCGTCAAAAGCTCCAGTTCAGGCCTTTAAGGGAAAATGGCAGAACGGCAGCACAAGGTAATAACCAGTGCTCTGCTACTCCCTCAGGTGGTAATCTGAATAAGTCAACCCTGGTTCCAATGGCACAGCACCCTCAAGCAGCACAAGCAAAATCTTTGCAACAGCAAGCTCGCACACAAGCAGAAGGGAATCACTCATTTACAAATCACCTGCAAAACTTTAATAAACCTGCATCCGTTTTAGAAATAGGACCACCTCACGTCGCCCATAATTTGTCGCTCCTCTCCAAGAGTGACCCAGTTGATGTAGACATGCCCAGTGCAAACTCGGAGAGTGGTCAGCCGGAGACGATAGATCTAACAACACCAGTGTCCAGTCATGACACACCATCAGATACAATGAGAGACACTGAGGCACAGGAACAGCTCACCAGCAGTCAGGCTCCTCTGACTCAACCCACCCAGAGCCAGGCCGTGACCCAGGCACCCATCTCCATTCCTACAAGGCCAGCACAAACCTTGACACCCCTTCCCACAACGGtgccttctctgtctctgtctgcggCACAGGCTCAGTCGCTGTCTAAGTCCCTATCACAGTCACTGTCAAAGAATGTCAGGCCTCCACCAGGTGCAGGAGAGGGACCCAGAAAAGAAGGCGCCATTTCAGAGGATACCAAAGCTGCCCTTAAAGCAGCCTTGCTGAAATCAGCTCTCAGAAATAAAGCCAGGGGTG ATGGGGGTTCCGCTGCTTTGGGCATCGACCCTGGTGCAGGTGTATTATCCTCCCTGTCTTCAGTTGCAGAGCATCGGAAGCCTGTCACAGCACAGGAGCgtcaaagagaaagagaggaaaagcgAAGAAAGAGGCAGGAACGTGCAAGGGAGcgggagaggaaaatgaaagagaaggagagaagagagggggactCGCTAGGCGGGGTTTTACTGAGTGACAATGACAAAAGCCTGTTGCAGCGTTGGACcatgatgatggacagatgtaATGACAAAACCCAGATTCCCAATAAGGACGGAGGGAAGAATAAGGACTGTAATATGAACTCACTCCAGTGCGTAGCTAAAGGTGAAACCGCTCAAAGATTACCGAGtagtaaaacagaaaaagtgCTGAGGAAGCTTCAGTCTCATCAGCAGTTCATCTCTGATGAGGCTGACAGAGCCAATGAGCCAAGTGTGTTTCATCCTACCAACACCCCGCAACCACCGCTACTTTTTTCTATGAGCCAGTCGAAGCCTCCAGCAGATATCGCTGTTGCTGTAAGCACAGGGATGGATATAATAAGCGGCACCAGCGGCTTCGGTAAGAACAACATGCTCAAACCTCACAGTGAGGGCAGTGGACATAGTGGTTTCGGCTGTTTGGGGAATTGGGGCGGGCAACCGCAGCAGTCACAGCCCAAAAGCAAACTACAGCCTGCGAGGACAAGCTTCCTTCAGCCCCAGCTCAAACCTCAAACCCAGCCCGACGCCCAGCCACAACTAATTCCCTTGGAGGCTTTTTCGACCAAAGCTCTGACACAAACCACAATAGAAAAAAATGCATCCGCAGACATTGGTGGGCAGAATAACCTCAGCTCGCAGCAGAACCCCTCCGCTGCGAGCACGGGGCCGATGGAGAAGCTCTGTCCCTCTGTGGAAGAGAAATCCGGACCACGGGCCACAAATCCTCTCACTGGGGCTTTGGGTGTGCCATCACAGCCTCAACCCAGTTTAGGATTCACAGATACTGGCCAGCAAGGGCCCACCATGGCCCCCGACATCCATACAGTTACACTGCAGCTGTCAAAGTCACAG GTAGAGGATGTTTTGCCCCCCGTGTTCTCAGTTACACCTAAAGGCAGTGGGGCGGGCTACGGCGTGGGCTTTGACCTTGATGACCTTCTTAACCAGTCGCTCACAGATCTGCAACACTATGACCGAGACAG TTTTGACTCGGCCCCCCTCTCAGCATCACTCTTATCAGACTGGAATGAGGTTCATCGCATGACTCCAGCTGATCTGGAATCTCTGCAGCAGGAATTGCAGCTGGGTTCTCCCATGATCCTCTCTGATTCCATCCCTTCCGATGCCTGA